A region of Nitrospinota bacterium DNA encodes the following proteins:
- a CDS encoding MBL fold metallo-hydrolase, with protein sequence MLLETLSVGPLDVNCYIVGCGHHKTCAVIDPGDGVERILRKVDGMGLTVKSIINTHAHADHTGGNKEMKEATGAPILISRDDAEMLTHPSMEDMAVFLGIAPSPPPDVLFGDGDKLEICPCLTFEVLATPGHSPGGVCLYFGEGVITGDSLFRLSIGRTDLPGGNSQALISSIRSKLFTLPDEVKVYPGHGEPSEIGYEKKYNPFLTGAFR encoded by the coding sequence CTGTTGCTGGAAACACTGAGCGTGGGGCCGCTGGACGTGAACTGCTACATCGTCGGTTGCGGTCACCACAAAACCTGCGCCGTGATAGACCCTGGGGACGGCGTGGAAAGGATCCTGCGCAAGGTGGACGGCATGGGGCTCACGGTGAAAAGCATCATAAACACCCATGCCCATGCGGACCATACCGGCGGCAATAAAGAGATGAAAGAGGCCACAGGAGCGCCCATCCTCATAAGCCGGGATGACGCTGAGATGCTTACCCATCCGTCCATGGAAGACATGGCCGTGTTCCTTGGCATAGCGCCCTCGCCGCCGCCGGACGTGTTGTTTGGCGATGGGGACAAACTGGAAATATGCCCATGCCTCACTTTTGAAGTACTGGCCACGCCGGGCCATTCGCCAGGCGGCGTGTGCCTGTATTTCGGCGAGGGGGTAATAACCGGGGACTCGCTTTTCAGGCTTTCCATCGGCAGGACAGACCTTCCGGGCGGAAATTCACAGGCGTTGATAAGCTCCATCCGGTCCAAGCTTTTCACATTGCCCGATGAGGTGAAGGTGTACCCGGGGCATGGCGAACCGTCGGAAATAGGTTACGAGAAAAAATACAACCCCTTCCTTACAGGAGCCTTTAGATGA
- the pgeF gene encoding peptidoglycan editing factor PgeF: MNANGFARYDGVEAHIYRFETIHAAGFPHFVTGRGGGVSPAPYHSLNTDYNGGDSHENVRRNIGKVLASAGLEKLWTPKQVHGDIVAVINGGPAPEVVEADAVITATPGMAVGVRTADCLPLLLVDTTRKVVAAVHAGRRSTELHIARKTVNIMRDKFGCAPPDIVAAIGPCIRACCYEVDLESAGRFHSCCGGSGGRMLDIAGANLAQLKQAGVENGNITDCGICTACENHRFYSYRKDGKVTGRFLSAVALS; this comes from the coding sequence ATGAACGCTAACGGGTTTGCCAGGTATGATGGGGTGGAAGCGCATATATACCGGTTCGAGACCATCCACGCCGCCGGATTTCCGCACTTTGTGACCGGCCGGGGTGGCGGCGTGAGCCCTGCCCCTTACCATAGCCTGAATACGGATTATAACGGCGGCGACAGCCATGAAAATGTCCGGCGCAACATCGGAAAGGTACTGGCTTCAGCCGGGCTGGAAAAACTGTGGACGCCGAAACAGGTCCATGGCGACATTGTGGCGGTTATAAACGGCGGGCCCGCGCCGGAAGTGGTTGAGGCCGACGCGGTGATAACCGCTACCCCCGGCATGGCTGTGGGCGTGCGCACCGCCGATTGCCTTCCCCTACTGCTGGTGGACACCACGCGCAAAGTTGTGGCGGCAGTCCACGCTGGCAGAAGGAGCACGGAGCTCCACATCGCAAGAAAAACGGTAAACATCATGCGCGACAAGTTCGGGTGCGCTCCCCCGGATATTGTGGCGGCCATAGGGCCATGCATCCGGGCCTGTTGTTATGAAGTGGATTTGGAGAGCGCAGGACGGTTTCATTCCTGTTGCGGCGGCTCCGGCGGAAGAATGCTGGACATAGCCGGGGCCAACCTTGCTCAACTTAAACAGGCTGGCGTTGAAAATGGAAATATAACGGACTGTGGAATATGCACCGCTTGCGAAAACCACAGGTTTTATTCGTACAGAAAGGACGGGAAAGTGACGGGCCGGTTTTTAAGCGCCGTAGCCCTGTCTTAA
- a CDS encoding radical SAM protein encodes MAKHERSGRSRGAGAKQSANRQMERGAVVKDHGGRFSVALVYPNAYEVGSLNLGFQKVYAMLNARDDVVCERAFVDGKATGEIRTLETSRRLNEFDAVAFSVTFESDYLNVLSALESSKIPLRRRSAQDPLVFAGGICLTLNPEPLAPFLDFAVIGEAEEALNPLFDILTSQEVWELKTLASIPGVYVPSGYTPVYGDDGLIVRVEVADGFPLRVKRLWNIGSVTNPNVSVIDAPGAAFHGMRLIEIGKGCGKHCRFCAAGYAYRPTRHADTEAVIKAIDDGLKEGKRIGLVGSAVGDHPGIEEIFGHIVSHGGKFSVSSLRLDRLTSSMLENLAAGGLHTITVAPEAGAEALRLRINKELLDETILKAVGRIAHAGPFNIKLYFLVGLPGETMDDVLMIPELVTKIHNVMITGGRERGRIGAISVGADAFVPKPFTPFQWEPFEGVKAVEAKLRAVRKGLEGIPNLTVHLGSARQSRVHAVLSVGDRRVAEPLEMAMKNGGDWAAAFRQWGSDPDFYATRRKSAEEIMPWDIIDYGLREDYLLREHERFEKGKMMPECPPPGDECRRCGEFYGVCAPGVKEDER; translated from the coding sequence ATGGCAAAACATGAACGCTCCGGGCGATCCCGGGGCGCCGGGGCAAAACAGTCGGCCAACCGCCAGATGGAGCGGGGCGCCGTTGTAAAAGACCACGGTGGCAGGTTCTCCGTGGCTCTGGTTTATCCGAACGCCTACGAGGTTGGTTCGTTGAACCTGGGGTTCCAGAAGGTGTATGCCATGCTCAACGCCCGGGACGATGTGGTGTGCGAACGGGCCTTTGTGGACGGAAAGGCTACGGGGGAGATCAGGACTTTAGAAACATCCCGCAGGCTTAACGAATTTGATGCGGTGGCCTTTTCGGTGACGTTCGAGTCGGACTATCTAAACGTCCTTTCAGCCCTGGAATCGTCGAAAATACCACTTCGCCGCAGAAGCGCCCAAGACCCGCTGGTGTTCGCCGGTGGGATATGCCTGACCTTGAATCCGGAACCGCTGGCCCCGTTTCTGGACTTCGCGGTGATAGGCGAGGCTGAAGAGGCGCTTAATCCATTGTTTGACATCCTAACCTCTCAAGAGGTATGGGAATTGAAAACGCTTGCCTCCATTCCCGGGGTTTACGTTCCTTCCGGCTACACGCCCGTTTATGGCGATGACGGGTTAATAGTTCGTGTTGAAGTGGCGGATGGATTCCCTTTGCGGGTCAAAAGACTCTGGAATATAGGATCCGTCACAAACCCCAATGTGAGCGTGATAGACGCTCCCGGGGCCGCGTTCCACGGAATGCGTTTGATTGAGATAGGCAAGGGGTGCGGGAAACATTGCCGTTTCTGCGCCGCCGGATACGCATACCGCCCCACCAGACATGCGGACACCGAGGCCGTCATAAAAGCCATAGACGATGGTTTAAAAGAGGGCAAACGGATCGGCCTTGTGGGAAGCGCCGTGGGGGACCACCCGGGCATAGAAGAAATATTCGGCCATATAGTTTCCCATGGGGGCAAGTTTTCCGTATCCTCCCTCCGGCTCGACAGGCTCACAAGCTCCATGCTGGAAAACCTGGCCGCAGGAGGTCTTCACACTATCACCGTGGCCCCCGAAGCCGGCGCGGAAGCCTTGCGGCTGAGGATAAACAAGGAGCTTTTGGATGAAACCATTCTAAAAGCGGTGGGAAGAATAGCCCACGCCGGGCCGTTCAATATAAAACTCTATTTTCTTGTGGGCCTGCCGGGGGAGACCATGGACGATGTCCTGATGATCCCGGAGCTGGTCACGAAAATCCATAACGTCATGATAACCGGTGGCCGGGAGCGGGGCAGGATCGGCGCCATATCGGTGGGGGCGGACGCGTTCGTTCCAAAACCGTTCACGCCGTTTCAATGGGAGCCGTTCGAGGGCGTAAAAGCCGTGGAGGCCAAACTGCGCGCCGTGCGCAAAGGATTGGAGGGGATACCCAATTTAACGGTCCATTTGGGATCGGCCCGGCAGTCGCGGGTCCACGCGGTGCTCTCGGTGGGAGACCGCCGGGTGGCGGAGCCTTTAGAGATGGCGATGAAAAACGGGGGAGACTGGGCCGCGGCGTTCCGTCAATGGGGCTCCGACCCGGATTTTTACGCCACCCGAAGAAAATCGGCTGAAGAAATCATGCCTTGGGACATAATAGATTATGGCCTGCGGGAGGATTATCTCCTCCGCGAGCATGAACGGTTTGAGAAAGGCAAAATGATGCCCGAATGCCCGCCGCCGGGCGATGAGTGCAGGCGGTGCGGCGAGTTTTACGGTGTTTGCGCGCCTGGGGTGAAGGAAGATGAACGCTAA
- a CDS encoding tyrosine--tRNA ligase: MPKPVEEQLSEIRRGAVEIIGEDALRKKLGKSIALGIPLTVKAGFDPTAPDLHLGHTVLLMKLKQFQDLGHRVLFLIGDFTGMIGDPTGKSETRPPLTREQVEKNAETYRAQVFKILNQDKTEVVFNNSWLGKLTPQELIKVAAHYTVARMLERDDFQNRYREGKPIAIHEFMYPLLQGYDSVALKSDVEVGGTDQKFNLLVGRDLQRDYGQEPQVVITMPLLEGTDGVQKMSKSYNNYVGINEPPKEMFGKLMSIPDAVMTRYYELLSSISASDFETLKKGLADGSAHPKTTKVGLAKEMVARYHSTHDAEEASAEFDRVFAKKEIPGEVPVHTVAWDETGHAWLPKVLVEAGAATSTSEVMRLIKQGAVTVDGEKVADQNFKLQKGAGNLVKVGKRKFVKLA, encoded by the coding sequence ATGCCCAAACCAGTTGAAGAACAGTTAAGCGAAATCCGGCGCGGCGCCGTGGAAATCATCGGCGAGGACGCGCTTCGAAAGAAGCTGGGAAAATCCATAGCCCTCGGCATTCCGCTCACCGTCAAAGCCGGGTTCGATCCGACAGCGCCAGACCTTCACCTGGGCCATACAGTGCTTCTGATGAAGCTCAAACAGTTTCAGGACCTGGGGCATCGCGTGCTGTTCCTCATAGGCGATTTCACCGGCATGATAGGCGATCCCACCGGCAAATCGGAAACCCGCCCGCCCCTTACCCGGGAGCAGGTTGAGAAAAACGCCGAAACTTACCGGGCCCAGGTTTTCAAAATTCTCAACCAGGACAAAACCGAGGTGGTGTTCAACAACTCTTGGCTGGGAAAGCTCACGCCACAGGAACTCATCAAAGTGGCGGCCCATTACACCGTGGCGAGGATGCTGGAGCGGGACGATTTTCAGAACCGGTACCGGGAGGGAAAACCCATCGCCATCCATGAGTTCATGTACCCGCTCCTGCAGGGGTACGACTCGGTGGCGTTAAAGTCCGACGTGGAGGTGGGCGGCACCGACCAGAAGTTCAACCTGCTGGTGGGGCGCGACCTGCAACGGGATTACGGACAGGAACCGCAGGTGGTAATAACCATGCCCCTGCTGGAAGGCACCGATGGCGTGCAGAAAATGAGCAAGTCGTACAACAACTATGTGGGCATAAACGAGCCGCCCAAAGAGATGTTCGGCAAGCTTATGTCCATACCGGACGCTGTGATGACGAGATATTACGAGCTTCTTTCATCCATATCGGCCAGCGATTTTGAAACTCTTAAAAAGGGGCTGGCTGACGGCTCGGCCCATCCTAAAACCACCAAGGTGGGCCTGGCGAAGGAAATGGTGGCCCGTTACCATTCCACCCATGACGCCGAGGAGGCATCCGCGGAGTTCGACCGGGTGTTCGCGAAAAAAGAGATACCCGGCGAAGTGCCGGTGCATACCGTGGCGTGGGACGAAACGGGCCACGCATGGTTGCCGAAAGTCCTTGTGGAGGCCGGGGCGGCCACAAGCACATCGGAAGTGATGCGGCTGATAAAACAGGGCGCGGTGACGGTGGATGGCGAAAAAGTGGCCGACCAGAATTTCAAACTTCAGAAGGGCGCCGGGAACCTGGTAAAAGTGGGCAAACGGAAGTTTGTGAAATTGGCGTAA
- a CDS encoding pyridoxine 5'-phosphate synthase, producing the protein MARLCVNVDHVATVRQARRTVMPDPLEAALLAEQAGACGITIHLREDRRHIQDADVARIKKGIATKLNLEMATAEEIVKIALKTRPYQVTFVPEKRREITTEGGLDVTRDQKRLQAIIGKFRSKGIIVSLFIDPYERQVTASHVLGADAVELNTGAYSEAKGARAVKGELTKLEKAAALTGALGLTTHAGHGLTVANVAPVARIANIEELNIGHSIVSRAVITGFSAATREMIDAINSAGA; encoded by the coding sequence ATGGCGAGACTTTGCGTGAACGTGGACCATGTGGCCACGGTGCGCCAGGCCAGAAGGACCGTTATGCCCGACCCGTTGGAGGCGGCCCTGCTGGCGGAGCAGGCCGGGGCATGCGGCATAACCATACATTTAAGGGAAGACCGCAGGCACATACAGGACGCGGACGTGGCGCGGATAAAAAAGGGTATCGCCACCAAACTCAACCTGGAGATGGCCACGGCGGAGGAAATAGTAAAGATAGCGCTGAAGACGCGCCCATACCAGGTTACGTTCGTGCCGGAAAAACGGCGGGAGATAACCACCGAAGGCGGGCTGGACGTAACGCGGGACCAGAAGCGGCTCCAGGCAATCATCGGAAAATTCCGGTCAAAAGGAATAATCGTATCCCTGTTCATTGACCCTTACGAGAGGCAGGTTACGGCATCCCATGTTTTGGGCGCCGACGCGGTGGAGCTTAACACCGGCGCGTATTCGGAGGCGAAAGGCGCCCGCGCGGTGAAGGGGGAATTGACCAAGCTGGAGAAGGCGGCGGCGCTGACCGGAGCCCTGGGGCTTACCACCCACGCCGGACATGGGCTTACCGTGGCCAACGTTGCGCCCGTGGCCCGCATAGCCAACATCGAGGAGCTTAACATCGGGCACAGCATCGTGTCCCGCGCCGTGATCACCGGGTTCTCCGCCGCGACCCGGGAGATGATAGACGCGATTAATTCCGCCGGGGCCTGA
- a CDS encoding MarC family protein, whose protein sequence is MTEPLIFFVKSFVALFSVLDPFGAAITLLALAPGGGVAHRADQAFRAVRASAMVMLVFAIVGGHIFAFFGVSVEALMVAGGVILMSVSLKMLEGESITYRSSLAEREEGERKEDVAIIPMAVPILSGPAAITAVMVFANRAANWMDWVALLAALGLSLVGTWLILRNSERVAAWLGATGVRLLTRVMGLILIAMGVEFALSGVKSYFH, encoded by the coding sequence ATGACCGAACCGTTGATATTTTTCGTTAAGAGTTTCGTGGCGCTGTTCTCCGTTTTAGACCCCTTCGGGGCGGCCATAACACTATTGGCGCTGGCGCCGGGGGGCGGCGTGGCCCACAGGGCGGACCAGGCGTTCCGCGCCGTGCGCGCCTCGGCCATGGTAATGCTGGTGTTTGCCATCGTAGGAGGCCATATTTTCGCTTTCTTCGGCGTGTCGGTGGAAGCGCTTATGGTGGCCGGTGGGGTTATCCTCATGTCCGTATCCCTGAAAATGCTGGAAGGCGAATCCATCACTTACAGAAGCTCCCTGGCCGAGCGGGAGGAGGGCGAAAGGAAAGAGGACGTGGCGATAATCCCCATGGCGGTGCCAATCCTTTCCGGCCCGGCGGCCATCACCGCCGTAATGGTGTTCGCCAACCGCGCCGCAAACTGGATGGATTGGGTGGCCCTCCTGGCGGCGCTGGGATTATCGCTTGTGGGCACGTGGCTGATTCTCAGGAACAGCGAGAGGGTGGCGGCCTGGCTGGGGGCTACCGGCGTGCGGTTGCTTACCCGGGTGATGGGGCTAATACTGATTGCGATGGGGGTGGAGTTCGCCCTGTCCGGAGTGAAAAGTTATTTCCATTAG
- the arsS gene encoding arsenosugar biosynthesis radical SAM protein ArsS (Some members of this family are selenoproteins.): MRPVAFETFITESGHRLERGRATALQVNMGLACNLSCGHCHLSAGPGRKEMMSAGTAIEVARYFRRGGFDSLDITGGAPEMNPNLPGLIEVAAVDAAKIIVRSNLLLLPLRPALVELFRGHRVEITASLPSLSPAQAEAQRGPGFFERFIGAMKYLNGQGYGVEGSGLALNLAVNPVGAFLHSSQSEMETRFRRELARKHGVSFNRLLAFTNVPLGRFGQWLESSGNHAGYLNKLAGLYNRCALEGAMCRYQVSVNWEGYLFDCDFNLAQGLYSGGERIHVSQMENAPEPGAPIAMGDHCYACAAGSGFTCGGAVTG, encoded by the coding sequence ATGCGTCCGGTAGCATTCGAGACTTTCATCACTGAAAGCGGCCACCGGCTTGAACGGGGACGCGCCACGGCCCTGCAGGTGAACATGGGGCTGGCGTGCAACTTGTCGTGCGGCCATTGCCATCTTTCGGCCGGGCCGGGCCGGAAAGAGATGATGTCCGCCGGGACCGCAATTGAAGTGGCCCGCTATTTCCGCCGGGGCGGGTTCGATTCGCTGGACATTACCGGTGGAGCCCCGGAGATGAATCCTAACCTGCCGGGATTGATAGAAGTGGCCGCCGTGGACGCGGCCAAGATAATCGTACGCTCCAACCTGCTACTGCTTCCGTTGCGGCCCGCGTTGGTGGAGCTTTTCCGTGGACACAGAGTGGAGATAACAGCTTCATTGCCATCACTTTCACCAGCTCAGGCGGAGGCCCAGCGGGGCCCCGGGTTTTTCGAGCGGTTCATCGGGGCCATGAAATATTTAAACGGCCAGGGGTATGGCGTGGAAGGCTCGGGGCTGGCGCTTAACCTGGCTGTGAATCCCGTGGGCGCGTTCCTGCATTCTTCGCAGTCCGAAATGGAAACACGGTTCCGCCGGGAGCTTGCCCGCAAACATGGCGTATCTTTCAACCGGCTGTTGGCTTTTACCAACGTTCCATTAGGAAGATTCGGCCAATGGCTGGAAAGTTCCGGCAACCATGCGGGTTACCTGAACAAACTGGCGGGGCTTTATAACCGGTGCGCCCTGGAAGGGGCCATGTGCCGCTATCAGGTGTCGGTGAATTGGGAAGGGTATCTTTTCGATTGCGACTTCAACCTGGCCCAGGGGTTGTACTCGGGTGGGGAGAGAATCCATGTGTCCCAAATGGAAAATGCCCCGGAACCGGGCGCGCCGATCGCCATGGGGGATCATTGTTACGCATGCGCCGCCGGATCCGGGTTCACCTGCGGCGGAGCGGTTACTGGTTAA
- a CDS encoding carboxymuconolactone decarboxylase family protein: protein METYYKPSDLPKFPDVGKDAPELAKKFFSYYQAVFAEGALTEREKSLIALAVAHAVQCPYCIDAYTQACLEKGSNMEEMTEALHVSVAIRGGASLVHGVQMRNTAEKISM from the coding sequence ATGGAAACATATTACAAACCTTCCGACCTGCCCAAATTCCCGGATGTGGGAAAGGACGCGCCGGAACTGGCCAAGAAGTTTTTCAGCTATTACCAGGCCGTTTTCGCCGAAGGGGCGCTGACAGAACGCGAAAAATCGCTGATAGCGCTGGCGGTGGCCCACGCCGTGCAATGTCCATATTGCATAGACGCCTACACCCAGGCGTGTCTGGAAAAAGGCTCCAACATGGAAGAAATGACCGAGGCATTACACGTTTCCGTGGCCATCCGGGGCGGGGCTTCGCTGGTTCATGGTGTGCAGATGCGCAACACCGCCGAAAAAATCTCCATGTAA
- a CDS encoding DEAD/DEAH box helicase, translating to MNPEETPSVQPEAEEVSFSQFNLGWELDKALEKMGYVKPTPIQVMSIPPALKGLDIIGQARTGSGKTAAFAIPILAKIKNRAPDYPKALVLAPTRELASQIRDAIRQMGMFKKARVVEIVGGKSVERQIQDLRKGAHVVVGTPGRVLDLYDRGALLLDYVETAVLDEADEMLNMGFQEDVEEILRLLPEERQTFLFSATMENRVLQIAFNHMVEPKIIRVRDTRAELSNIKEIFHIIHPSERMTSLINVIENESEGLVIVFCRTKNEVDMVEARLSRQGLNVMAIHGDYRQNRRDKVMKMFKEGKVQILVATDVAARGIHVDNIGTVVNFRLPDDPTTYVHRIGRTGRLGKAGVAITLCSGEQKYLLDDFKNKVHFARAAHN from the coding sequence ATGAATCCGGAAGAAACACCGTCCGTCCAGCCGGAGGCTGAAGAAGTGTCTTTCAGCCAGTTCAATCTCGGTTGGGAGTTGGACAAGGCCCTCGAAAAAATGGGCTACGTAAAACCCACGCCCATACAGGTAATGTCCATACCCCCGGCATTAAAAGGGCTGGATATTATCGGCCAGGCCCGCACGGGCTCCGGAAAAACCGCCGCTTTCGCCATACCCATACTAGCCAAAATAAAAAACCGCGCTCCAGACTATCCCAAGGCGCTGGTGCTGGCCCCTACCAGGGAGCTGGCATCGCAAATCCGGGACGCTATCCGCCAGATGGGCATGTTCAAGAAAGCCCGGGTGGTGGAAATCGTCGGCGGCAAGTCGGTGGAAAGGCAGATTCAAGACCTGCGCAAAGGCGCCCACGTGGTGGTGGGCACGCCGGGCCGGGTGCTTGACCTTTATGACCGGGGAGCTCTACTGCTGGATTACGTTGAAACAGCGGTGCTGGACGAGGCCGATGAGATGCTGAACATGGGCTTCCAGGAGGATGTGGAAGAGATACTTCGCCTGCTTCCCGAAGAGCGGCAGACCTTCCTGTTCTCGGCCACCATGGAAAACCGGGTATTACAGATAGCCTTCAACCATATGGTGGAGCCCAAGATAATCCGCGTACGGGACACCCGGGCGGAGCTTAGCAATATAAAAGAGATATTCCACATCATCCATCCGTCCGAGCGGATGACGTCGCTCATCAACGTCATCGAGAACGAGAGCGAGGGGCTGGTGATAGTTTTCTGCAGGACCAAGAACGAAGTGGACATGGTGGAGGCCAGGCTTAGCCGCCAGGGGCTCAACGTTATGGCTATCCATGGGGACTACCGCCAGAACCGCCGGGACAAGGTTATGAAGATGTTCAAGGAGGGTAAGGTGCAGATACTAGTGGCCACCGACGTGGCCGCCAGAGGCATCCATGTGGACAACATCGGCACCGTGGTGAACTTCCGCCTGCCGGACGACCCCACAACCTACGTGCATCGCATAGGCCGGACCGGCCGGCTGGGCAAGGCAGGCGTGGCTATCACCCTTTGCTCCGGCGAGCAGAAATACCTGCTGGACGATTTTAAGAACAAAGTGCATTTCGCCCGCGCCGCCCATAACTGA
- the rpsU gene encoding 30S ribosomal protein S21, with translation MQVKVLNQQVDQALKALKRQLLKDGLWKELKKRRSYEKPSAKRKRKQKEAEKKRRKVQRSFS, from the coding sequence TTGCAGGTAAAGGTCTTAAACCAGCAGGTTGATCAGGCGCTGAAAGCGTTGAAGCGCCAGTTGCTGAAAGATGGTCTCTGGAAAGAGCTAAAAAAGCGACGGTCGTACGAAAAGCCTTCCGCCAAGCGAAAACGAAAGCAGAAAGAGGCAGAGAAGAAGCGCAGAAAGGTTCAGCGCAGTTTTTCCTGA
- the tadA gene encoding Flp pilus assembly complex ATPase component TadA, producing MSVINDVRKLAQLLLRKGRIDRAGYERILANLAEPEKPASKQSKGSAPNRQLKQGDGEAVRLISSLRLKIPGAGAVLGEEDIVKAVAEVYGLAYRKLDPLELDMETVTRAIPKPFALKHMVLPLFERDGELSVAILDPENTETIDGVARATGKAIKAYLATPSDITKIIHEFYGFKDSLVKAEEQMRSKAVDLGNLEQLNRIKRPDQIQSDDEHIKNAVEYLFNYAFDQRASDIHIEPKRETSVIRFRIDGALNDVYSIPKGVHPAMVSRIKMLARMNITEKRKPQDGRIRVEHGAGTSELRVSSMPSAFGEKLVLRVLQPELLLRDMDTLGLFPEELIRVETFLNQPHGVILVTGPTGSGKTTTLYSALNFLSSPDKNIVTIEDPIETICENFNQTAVQPGIGLTFAAALRAILRQDPDIIMIGEIRDQETAENAMQAALTGHLVLSTLHTNDTASSITRLRDLGIKPYMINAGVLGIIAQRLVRVVCPHCAKTVDTPSTKLKQYGITISQEKVPLKEAKGCEECRFTGYYGRMGVYEVMDMDDHVRQMTQEGQSANAIRKYALGHGMTALRENAVRAMINGVTTLAEVIQLGRYL from the coding sequence ATGAGTGTCATCAACGATGTCCGCAAGCTGGCCCAGCTTCTCCTGCGAAAGGGGAGGATAGACCGGGCCGGGTATGAGCGGATTTTGGCCAACCTGGCGGAACCGGAAAAACCGGCGTCCAAACAATCCAAAGGCTCCGCCCCCAACCGCCAGCTAAAACAGGGCGACGGCGAGGCGGTAAGGCTTATAAGCTCCCTGCGGCTCAAAATCCCTGGCGCTGGCGCAGTATTAGGAGAAGAAGACATAGTGAAGGCCGTGGCCGAGGTTTACGGGCTAGCCTACCGCAAGCTGGACCCGCTGGAGCTGGACATGGAGACGGTCACCCGCGCCATACCAAAACCGTTCGCGTTAAAACACATGGTGCTCCCCCTGTTCGAGCGGGACGGCGAGCTTTCCGTGGCCATTCTGGATCCGGAAAACACCGAGACCATAGACGGCGTGGCCCGGGCCACCGGCAAAGCCATAAAGGCATATCTTGCCACCCCGTCGGACATCACCAAGATCATCCACGAGTTTTACGGGTTCAAAGACTCGCTGGTGAAAGCCGAAGAGCAGATGCGGAGCAAGGCGGTGGACCTTGGCAACCTCGAACAGCTCAACCGCATCAAACGGCCCGACCAGATACAGTCCGACGACGAGCATATAAAAAACGCCGTGGAGTATCTTTTCAACTACGCGTTCGACCAGCGAGCGTCCGACATACACATAGAACCCAAGCGGGAAACGTCGGTGATAAGGTTCCGCATAGACGGGGCGCTAAACGACGTGTACTCCATACCCAAAGGGGTGCATCCGGCCATGGTGTCCCGCATAAAGATGCTGGCGCGGATGAACATCACCGAAAAACGCAAACCGCAAGACGGAAGGATTCGGGTGGAGCATGGCGCGGGCACTTCGGAACTGCGCGTCTCCAGCATGCCATCGGCGTTCGGGGAGAAACTGGTGCTGAGGGTGCTTCAGCCGGAACTTTTGTTGCGGGATATGGACACCCTGGGGCTTTTCCCGGAGGAGCTTATCCGGGTGGAGACTTTCTTGAACCAGCCCCACGGGGTGATACTGGTCACCGGCCCCACCGGCTCCGGCAAGACCACCACGCTTTATTCGGCGCTTAACTTCCTTTCCTCGCCGGACAAGAACATCGTGACCATAGAAGACCCTATAGAAACCATCTGCGAAAATTTCAACCAGACCGCCGTACAGCCCGGCATAGGGCTGACCTTCGCGGCGGCCCTTCGGGCCATTTTAAGGCAAGACCCGGACATAATAATGATAGGCGAGATACGGGACCAGGAAACCGCCGAGAACGCCATGCAGGCGGCGCTAACGGGCCATCTGGTGCTGTCCACCCTTCACACCAACGACACCGCCTCGTCCATCACCAGGCTCCGCGATCTGGGGATAAAACCGTACATGATAAACGCTGGCGTGCTGGGGATAATCGCCCAGCGGCTGGTGCGGGTGGTGTGCCCACACTGCGCCAAAACCGTGGATACGCCATCCACCAAACTCAAGCAGTACGGCATCACCATCTCGCAGGAAAAAGTCCCACTGAAGGAAGCCAAGGGTTGCGAGGAATGCCGGTTCACGGGCTATTACGGGCGTATGGGAGTTTACGAGGTGATGGATATGGACGACCATGTGCGCCAGATGACGCAGGAAGGCCAGTCCGCCAACGCCATCCGCAAATACGCACTGGGGCACGGCATGACGGCGCTTCGGGAAAACGCCGTGCGGGCCATGATAAACGGAGTTACCACCCTGGCGGAGGTTATACAGTTGGGAAGGTATTTATAA
- a CDS encoding type II toxin-antitoxin system RelE/ParE family toxin, whose amino-acid sequence MDWNVKFTKSARKQLIKLDRAIQSAILDHLEDRVAKEPRRHGKALAGDKKGFWRYRVRDYRVICQLIDREIIVLVLAVGHRKDVYER is encoded by the coding sequence TTGGACTGGAACGTTAAATTCACCAAGTCGGCCCGCAAACAGCTTATTAAGCTGGACAGGGCCATTCAATCCGCCATTCTCGATCATCTTGAAGACCGTGTGGCCAAAGAACCCCGGAGGCATGGCAAAGCCCTTGCGGGAGATAAGAAAGGTTTTTGGCGGTATCGCGTAAGGGATTACAGGGTCATCTGCCAATTGATTGACCGCGAAATCATTGTGCTGGTACTGGCGGTAGGACATCGGAAAGACGTTTATGAACGTTAA